One genomic segment of Acinetobacter oleivorans DR1 includes these proteins:
- the nusG gene encoding transcription termination/antitermination protein NusG produces MKRWYIIHAYSGYEKQVLRSLTERIQRSAVADSFGDVLVPTEEVVEMKDGKKRKSERKFFPGYVLVEMEMNDDTWHIVKECPKVLGFIGGTPEKPAPITQREADAILARVRNTGEAPRPKTMFEPGEELLVIDGPFTDFKGVVEEVQYEKSRLTLTINVFNRPTQVELEFRQVEKTI; encoded by the coding sequence ATGAAACGTTGGTACATTATTCATGCCTACTCTGGCTATGAAAAACAAGTGTTGCGTTCGCTTACAGAACGAATCCAGCGTAGCGCTGTTGCTGATAGCTTTGGTGATGTCCTTGTTCCTACCGAAGAAGTGGTAGAAATGAAGGATGGTAAGAAACGTAAATCTGAGCGTAAATTCTTTCCTGGCTATGTATTAGTCGAAATGGAAATGAATGATGATACTTGGCATATCGTTAAAGAATGTCCAAAGGTTCTAGGTTTCATTGGTGGTACACCTGAAAAACCAGCACCAATCACTCAGCGCGAAGCAGATGCGATTCTTGCGCGTGTACGTAATACAGGTGAAGCACCACGTCCTAAGACGATGTTTGAGCCTGGTGAAGAATTACTTGTTATTGACGGTCCATTCACAGACTTTAAAGGTGTGGTGGAAGAAGTTCAATACGAAAAGTCACGTTTAACGTTGACGATTAATGTATTTAATCGACCAACTCAGGTTGAACTCGAATTTCGCCAAGTCGAAAAAACGATTTAA